Proteins from a single region of Eublepharis macularius isolate TG4126 chromosome 9, MPM_Emac_v1.0, whole genome shotgun sequence:
- the REP15 gene encoding LOW QUALITY PROTEIN: rab15 effector protein (The sequence of the model RefSeq protein was modified relative to this genomic sequence to represent the inferred CDS: inserted 1 base in 1 codon), with product MELPSQKLQEYLGFEDPPSSXPALPEIFLADFVRFCVVKGVEEGIIPSKMTKQQSLLFGADRVWALSGAGKQIKLPMAVQPLQLTNLPKRPRLLMNFSPPKSKFENLEEFYMLVGQDCLSLFIMFGVPGKCNVITVVVLESLKRESA from the exons ATGGAGCTGCCATCTCAG AAGCTGCAAGAGTATCTTGGGTTTGAGGACCCACCGAGCT AGCCAGCCTTACCTGAGATTTTCCTGGCGGATTTCGTCAGGTTCTGTGTTGTGAAGGGAGTGGAAGAGGGCATCATACCCAGCAAGATGACCAAGCAACAGTCCTTGCTCTTTGGAGCTGACAGGGTCTGGGCCTTGTCTGGAGCAGGCAAGCAAATAAAACTCCCGATGGCTGTGCAGCCCCTACAATTGACCAACCTCCCCA AGCGGCCACGTTTGCTGATGAACTTCTCCCCCCCAAAAAGCAAATTTGAAAATCTGGAAGAATTCTACATGCTGGTAGGACAGGATTGCCTCAGTTTGTTCATAATGTTTGGGGTTCCTGGAAAGTGCAACGTCATCACGGTAGTAGTTCTGGAGAGCCTCAAAAGGGAGTCAGCATGA